The following is a genomic window from Phaseolus vulgaris cultivar G19833 chromosome 6, P. vulgaris v2.0, whole genome shotgun sequence.
GAGGCACACTTCCTTTTGAGTTCGCAGCACAAAAGCAAGATctccaaaaaatatatataaaaaaggaaGAATATGTGCCACGCTGATATATAGCTGAAGCAATCCACGAAAATCAATGGCGGAGGAGAAAAGAGAGGAAGAACCGCACCCGAACAGCGAACCATCCACCACCATGGCATTCTCCGACGAGATTCCCAACAACTTCACTTTCCCTTTCCAACCACCGACCATCTTCGACGTCATGCCGCCGCCGTCCTTGTCTTCTTCCTGCGACCACAAGGCCTCGCCCTTCGGCTTCTTGGAACTGCTCGGCGTCCACGACTACAACGCGCCGCTGTTCGATTGGCTCCCCGCGGCTGCGCCGTCTCGGGTTGGCTCCAAAGTGCCGGACTTCTCCGAGGTGCTGAACACTCCCGCGTCGCCGAACTTGTCGTCGATTTCGTCGTCTTCTAATGAGGCCACCACCAccgccaccaccaccaccgCGGAGCAGAGTGGTAAAGGTGGGATTGAACACGAGGAAGGTGAagcagaggaggaagaagaaggtgGTAATGGAGGCAGAGATGACCAGGATCAAGACAAGACTAAGAAACAGTAAGTATTGGGTAAGGAAAATGACAAGTGTACGGTTGAATtctgattttttaatattatttagcTGCAATGTATAAAAAATCAACTTTTATCGAAGAACAACTTAAAAAAGTAAAACTTGAAGAACTGGGTGTAGGTTTTGTTGAAATGTTTGGAGTGTATGAGATAAACAAATAAGAAAACCAGAAAGAAGAATAGTAACAGTGAAAAATATAAtggattattttaatattaccaGACGGTGAAAAATAGATGGAAATAGCCAAAGACGCGTGGGTATACAGTTGATTAAATTATAGTAGTTATTAttcattttcttcctttttttgaTTATTGAGAGTTTCTATTTATCTGTTGTTTAATGCCTTAATGGCAAAGTAAAAAGGAAAGGGGGAGATAAAGTCCGTTTGGGGAAAGTGATGAGACAGTTTCTGATCAGCGAACTTAAAATGGGCTTCTGCTTTTATCGTTGTTAGTGTCCTCATTTGACTctgtttttcatttaatttatattttttttccgaTTTGTAATTGCTGTTGACTCTGTATGCAAAATCCAACAGGTTGAAACCGAAGAAGAAGAACCAAAAGAAGCAAAGAGAACCGAGATTTGCGTTCATGACAAAGAGCGAGGTTGATCACCTAGACGATGGTTATAAGTGGCGCAAGTACGGCCAAAAAGCTGTGAAAAACAGCCCTTATCCCAGGTACCATATTACTatcatttcatttttattttttttcatttttcaatattCATTCTTCatattctctttctctctctattatatatattcatCCATCGCTCTCTTTCGCTTGTCCCTAGCGAACGGTCTAGTTGACAAAATAGCACTAGAGTTTCCCACTAATTTTCATCTTTccatctaaattaattttttcttgcGGGACACGCAACCGTCGTGCCACGTCACCTTTTAGGAGCTACTACCGTTGCACCACCGCCGGTTGCGGCGTAAAGAAGCGAGTGGAGCGTTCCTCCGATGACCCTTCCATCGTGGTTACCACCTACGAGGGGCAGCACACGCACCCTTGCCCTGCTTCGTCTCGGGCTGGCTTCGGGTTCGTGAACGAGCCTGGTGGATTGGGACATTCCGGCACCTTCGGTTCCTCACACTTCGTGCTGCCACATCAGCACCAACACCAACCACAAGCTTCGGCTTTGGTATATAACTCCAACCCACTTTTTGTTAACTCCGGTAGTAACTTCATGAACACGACGTCGTTTGGTGGGTTTGGTCAGGACCACGCGAACCGTCGAGGTTTCGGACACGAGGCTTTGTCGAGAGACAATGGGTTGCTTCAGGACATTATTGTGCCATCGCAGGTGAGGAAGGAGGAGAAGGATTGAATTAATTATAGGTTAGTTACGAATTTTGGTCATGTTTATACTTTTGTTGAGCTGGGGAAATTGATAATACTAGTTAGTAATTACTTTTAATTGGTTTTATTATATGGTCTGTATTCACTGCACCTTGGCGTTGTTTGTGATGCTCTCTAACTCCTTTGGTGCTGCTGGGTATGAGGGAGTTTCTATGCAGAAAATTTCCTCAGCTACATTTGAGTTCATATAAAACCTTTTGGAGTTTACATTTTTAATCAGTATTTCCCTTGTAGCTTATGGAGAGGGCCTCGGGTTCTgatttcataatttaatttttttcttaagttCATATGCCTATTCTTTGTAACTAGATATTTGTTCGATGAGCATACATTTGATGTTTCAGACTCATCCAATGTCACTTGGTCTCTGAATTGTTTAGTTTGTTTGGCATTAGGGTTTTTTTATTCTCTTGATTTGTTGTGATGCCACGACAGAATGTGAGTCTTCCCTAACACGTAAGGCGGAGTTAGGGATGTGGAGGATGAATGCTTGGAATTTGGTCCTTGAGTTATTGATTGGGTTAAAGACATGAGCAGAAGTTTGCATATAGTACGGTGGAAGAGTGTTATAATTGGCCCATAACTTAAAAACAATGAATGCACGAGTTGTGGAAAAAGACGTGACATAATTTTTTGAGCATAGTACCGTTTAGCTTTTCTGTACGATGGCTTTTACTATCATCATTCTTCACCCTACAGAGCTTACATAAAAAGATGGAGCCATTCAATGATGATGCGTGTTTCCTGGGACGAAAATAGCTACCACATAAATAATTTCTTATTGATAGCTAAAGATGGATAATGCAAGATGTTGGTGTCAGTGCCAAAGATACACATGATTCTCATGCTCTACCAATGAATTTGTACTTCCTAATCCCATCCCTTCCTCACCTTCAATACCTTTCCTGCACTTTAATTCTCACTCACGTTTCTCACAATACTACAACCAAGCTAACACAAACATCCTAGGCACCGGCAACCTACTTTTACTGCTACTTTCTTAATTACTCAATTCACTATTTCCCATGACACTTTCAGACCAACACATATATAGGATTTACacttattttatacttttattatataCTTTATACTAGGAAAGCCCTGAAACTTTACTTAAATAACCTCATTTTTTTGCTTGATTTATAGctcaaactattttaaattataatgaatATTAACAAGTC
Proteins encoded in this region:
- the LOC137831947 gene encoding probable WRKY transcription factor 48 isoform X2: MAEEKREEEPHPNSEPSTTMAFSDEIPNNFTFPFQPPTIFDVMPPPSLSSSCDHKASPFGFLELLGVHDYNAPLFDWLPAAAPSRVGSKVPDFSEVLNTPASPNLSSISSSSNEATTTATTTTAEQSGKGGIEHEEGEAEEEEEGGNGGRDDQDQDKTKKQLKPKKKNQKKQREPRFAFMTKSEVDHLDDGYKWRKYGQKAVKNSPYPRSYYRCTTAGCGVKKRVERSSDDPSIVVTTYEGQHTHPCPASSRAGFGFVNEPGGLGHSGTFGSSHFVLPHQHQHQPQASALDHANRRGFGHEALSRDNGLLQDIIVPSQVRKEEKD
- the LOC137831947 gene encoding probable WRKY transcription factor 48 isoform X1 produces the protein MAEEKREEEPHPNSEPSTTMAFSDEIPNNFTFPFQPPTIFDVMPPPSLSSSCDHKASPFGFLELLGVHDYNAPLFDWLPAAAPSRVGSKVPDFSEVLNTPASPNLSSISSSSNEATTTATTTTAEQSGKGGIEHEEGEAEEEEEGGNGGRDDQDQDKTKKQLKPKKKNQKKQREPRFAFMTKSEVDHLDDGYKWRKYGQKAVKNSPYPRSYYRCTTAGCGVKKRVERSSDDPSIVVTTYEGQHTHPCPASSRAGFGFVNEPGGLGHSGTFGSSHFVLPHQHQHQPQASALVYNSNPLFVNSGSNFMNTTSFGGFGQDHANRRGFGHEALSRDNGLLQDIIVPSQVRKEEKD